Proteins from a genomic interval of Acidobacteriota bacterium:
- a CDS encoding 4Fe-4S ferredoxin has translation MDVDIVCVGFGPAMGGFLTTLSRRVVDDEGRPRVESRVAPGLPPQVVCFERADDLGVGVSGVVTRARGLRASFPDLDPSTIPLATEVVSESIVYLLDPTGASRRSRGLRAADRALGLAAGLVGVRDHAWKLPFVPSFLKKEPGWVLSIGQFNQWVASQVMATGTVQIWPGSPVAEPLVDARRVTGVRLVDQGTDRTGQPAAGYVPGMDVRAALTVVGDGPVGAVGRALDDGFGLPDGHHHHEWAIGMKVLVELRDDARHEPGTVLHTIGYPEPEIFGFLYVCAPGLASAGIFVPSWFGSPVRTAYRYLQHWMLHPYLWRIFEGGTLRSWGAKSLQESGRRGEPYLAGDGYARIGEGSGSTNVLTGSGVDEAWTTGVLLAEAVAELLEAGEPFTADTLERTYVARRRASWVEHEGRVAERARDGFHKGVVRGLVGMALAGLTGGRLAWPGDARPPHARVEPFERFFAGRVSASEIDRLKAEAAAAGTSLHDAVMDRLGWPPIPYDGRLLVTQQDALLLGGKVQAPPGYADHVVVRDPVVCQHCGARVCIEACSGEALTPGENGAPAFDRDKCVHCGACVWNCTQAVAGDRTNIDFRAGPGGLHSGEN, from the coding sequence ATGGACGTCGACATCGTCTGCGTCGGGTTCGGACCGGCGATGGGCGGCTTCCTCACGACGTTGTCGAGACGAGTCGTCGACGACGAGGGTCGGCCGCGCGTCGAGAGCCGCGTGGCACCAGGGCTTCCTCCCCAGGTCGTGTGCTTCGAACGCGCCGACGATCTCGGGGTGGGTGTCTCGGGTGTCGTCACGCGGGCGCGAGGCCTCCGCGCGTCGTTTCCCGATCTCGACCCCTCGACGATTCCGCTTGCCACCGAGGTCGTCTCCGAGTCGATCGTCTACCTGCTCGATCCCACCGGCGCCAGTCGCCGCTCGCGCGGCCTGCGCGCCGCCGACAGGGCGCTCGGTCTCGCGGCGGGGCTCGTCGGCGTGCGGGACCACGCGTGGAAGCTGCCGTTTGTTCCGTCGTTCCTGAAGAAGGAACCGGGCTGGGTGCTCTCGATCGGCCAGTTCAACCAGTGGGTCGCGTCGCAGGTGATGGCGACCGGCACCGTGCAGATCTGGCCGGGTTCCCCCGTCGCCGAACCCCTCGTCGATGCCCGTCGAGTGACAGGCGTGCGCCTGGTCGACCAGGGGACCGACCGCACGGGGCAGCCTGCCGCAGGGTACGTGCCCGGGATGGACGTCCGTGCCGCGCTCACCGTGGTGGGCGACGGCCCGGTGGGCGCCGTGGGTCGCGCACTCGACGATGGCTTCGGACTGCCGGACGGTCATCACCACCACGAGTGGGCGATCGGCATGAAGGTGCTGGTGGAGCTGCGAGACGACGCGCGGCACGAGCCGGGCACGGTGCTGCACACGATCGGGTACCCGGAACCGGAGATCTTCGGGTTTCTTTACGTCTGTGCGCCGGGCCTCGCGTCGGCTGGCATCTTCGTGCCGTCGTGGTTCGGCAGCCCCGTCCGCACCGCCTACCGGTACCTTCAGCACTGGATGCTCCACCCGTACCTGTGGCGGATTTTCGAGGGCGGCACCCTGCGTTCCTGGGGAGCCAAGTCCCTGCAGGAATCGGGTCGACGCGGCGAGCCCTACCTGGCAGGCGACGGCTACGCGCGAATCGGAGAGGGCTCGGGCAGCACCAACGTGCTGACAGGATCTGGCGTGGACGAAGCTTGGACGACGGGTGTGCTGCTCGCCGAGGCGGTCGCCGAACTGCTCGAGGCAGGTGAACCCTTCACGGCCGACACGCTCGAGCGCACGTACGTCGCACGACGCCGCGCGAGCTGGGTGGAGCACGAGGGCCGCGTCGCGGAGCGCGCACGCGACGGGTTCCACAAGGGGGTCGTCCGCGGCCTCGTCGGGATGGCGCTCGCCGGCCTGACGGGTGGCCGGCTCGCCTGGCCGGGCGACGCCCGCCCCCCTCATGCCCGTGTCGAGCCGTTCGAGCGGTTCTTCGCCGGGCGCGTCTCCGCCAGCGAGATCGATCGGCTGAAAGCCGAAGCCGCGGCGGCCGGAACGTCACTGCACGACGCGGTCATGGATCGCCTGGGATGGCCGCCGATTCCCTACGACGGGCGGCTGCTCGTGACGCAGCAGGATGCGCTGCTGCTCGGCGGCAAGGTCCAGGCGCCGCCCGGCTACGCCGACCACGTCGTCGTCCGCGACCCGGTGGTCTGCCAGCACTGCGGCGCCAGGGTGTGCATCGAAGCCTGTTCCGGCGAAGCGCTGACCCCAGGTGAGAACGGCGCGCCGGCGTTCGACCGCGACAAGTGCGTGCACTGCGGCGCGTGCGTCTGGAACTGTACGCAGGCAGTGGCCGGCGATCGCACGAACATCGACTTCCGCGCCGGCCCCGGGGGGTTGCATTCGGGGGAGAACTAG
- a CDS encoding electron transfer flavoprotein subunit beta, protein MTGYHIVVCAGIVPDPLQTLEPLPDPAKPALKNEAMLPAVLDPWGAHALYEAAALAREAAGTKVWLASVAPRARLQQVMMSVAQKAPCELLPIDGPAGGFTDAFDVAAALAASIQAVTGLDRSRLLVFGGWESASRCGGTTLQMVGERLGIVDQFLGVDRLTVIDDGRLEILERVEGARHQVSICEGPPLVVGWATGSRPEPPNSPQVGMANMRQMMPALQRAAPFPPGGGDLTFSRVALPGQRRQTVVVKDVSTDAIALDIVEWIQG, encoded by the coding sequence ATGACTGGATACCACATCGTCGTCTGCGCGGGCATCGTGCCCGACCCGCTTCAGACGCTCGAGCCGCTACCGGATCCCGCGAAGCCGGCGCTCAAGAACGAGGCGATGCTGCCGGCGGTGCTCGACCCGTGGGGCGCGCACGCGCTGTACGAGGCGGCTGCGCTCGCCCGCGAGGCGGCCGGCACGAAGGTGTGGCTGGCAAGCGTGGCGCCGAGGGCGCGCCTGCAGCAGGTCATGATGAGCGTGGCGCAGAAGGCGCCGTGCGAGCTGCTGCCGATCGACGGACCCGCCGGCGGCTTCACCGACGCGTTCGACGTGGCCGCGGCGCTCGCCGCCTCGATCCAGGCGGTGACGGGCCTCGACCGCTCACGCCTGCTGGTCTTCGGCGGATGGGAATCGGCCTCGCGCTGCGGCGGCACGACGCTCCAGATGGTCGGGGAGCGGCTGGGCATCGTCGACCAGTTCCTGGGCGTCGATCGACTCACCGTGATCGACGACGGGCGCCTCGAGATCCTCGAGCGCGTCGAGGGCGCGCGACACCAGGTCTCCATCTGTGAAGGCCCGCCGCTCGTGGTCGGCTGGGCGACGGGCAGTCGCCCGGAGCCGCCCAACAGTCCACAGGTCGGCATGGCCAACATGCGTCAGATGATGCCGGCGCTTCAGCGTGCGGCCCCGTTTCCGCCCGGTGGCGGCGATCTCACCTTCAGCCGTGTGGCGCTGCCAGGCCAGCGACGGCAGACGGTCGTGGTCAAGGACGTGTCCACCGATGCCATCGCGCTCGACATCGTCGAGTGGATCCAGGGGTGA
- a CDS encoding electron transfer flavoprotein subunit alpha, producing MNETMLLLAFTEPDGTLARPALEALGTATSASQAAGAPLAIGLIGAVVDPAASQIGAAGARLFAVTGEAFAVSRYATDALAAEALARATEATLIVSAGTSRAARCLPGVAQRLGGRADTHVTHMAATDGRVSVDRWYYRQRIDTTATRTARPWIVLVEPGCTVPWSSEPASPPAVHHLALDVPVEALRTRVVGVQAPPADQQTVRPDADLLFVAGAGWTKTQRDGQVHAREAEALILGFLQRSQASLGGSKSLVDMGGDGQPVLPFMNHLNQVGQTGSTPRHRKGLATCCHGEEPHVVGWRFITERRAVNLNPNCGWAQGKADVLYVADAFEVMAKVNALLDARASG from the coding sequence ATGAACGAGACGATGCTCTTGCTGGCGTTCACGGAACCGGACGGCACGCTCGCGCGGCCGGCGCTCGAAGCCCTCGGCACGGCGACGTCCGCCAGCCAGGCTGCTGGCGCGCCACTGGCGATCGGGCTCATCGGCGCCGTGGTCGACCCCGCGGCCTCCCAGATCGGCGCAGCGGGCGCGCGGCTGTTCGCCGTGACCGGCGAGGCGTTCGCGGTGTCGCGATACGCCACCGACGCGCTGGCGGCGGAGGCCCTCGCGCGCGCGACCGAGGCCACGCTGATCGTGTCGGCTGGCACGTCGCGTGCCGCGCGCTGCCTGCCGGGCGTCGCCCAGCGACTCGGTGGCCGAGCCGACACGCACGTCACCCACATGGCGGCGACGGACGGCCGCGTCAGCGTGGACCGCTGGTACTACCGCCAGCGCATCGACACCACGGCCACCCGAACCGCGCGGCCGTGGATCGTGCTCGTCGAGCCCGGGTGTACCGTGCCGTGGTCCAGTGAGCCGGCTTCCCCTCCCGCTGTCCACCACCTGGCTCTCGACGTGCCTGTCGAGGCCCTGCGCACGCGCGTGGTCGGCGTACAAGCGCCGCCGGCAGACCAGCAGACGGTGAGGCCGGATGCCGATCTGCTCTTCGTCGCTGGGGCAGGCTGGACGAAGACGCAGCGCGATGGCCAGGTGCACGCCCGTGAGGCGGAAGCGCTGATTCTCGGGTTCCTTCAGCGCAGCCAGGCCTCGCTCGGCGGCAGCAAGTCGCTCGTCGACATGGGAGGCGACGGTCAGCCGGTGCTGCCGTTCATGAATCACCTGAACCAGGTGGGCCAGACCGGTTCCACCCCACGACACCGCAAGGGCCTGGCGACCTGCTGTCACGGCGAGGAACCGCACGTCGTCGGGTGGCGGTTCATCACCGAACGACGCGCGGTCAACCTCAACCCGAACT